The Halostagnicola larsenii XH-48 region ACCGGTACCACGACCACGCCGTCGAAGCGCACCGTCTTGATCAAACGCCTACCGGTTCCGTCAGAAGTTCGTCCACACTGAGAACTCAAGGGAAATAGTTATTAGCCATTACCAATAATAACCACATGCCCATCCAGATTTCCCCCGATCTGGAGGCGACACAACTCCCCCTACACTCTTTCCCCACTTTTCCGCTGGAGTAAAACGCGAGACGACCGAGCGATCTGCAAAACGTGTGCCGAGATGGACGTGACTCCTATCGAGTCGTGGCTTTCCATCACTCAGGCGTTCGCGATCATCCGGAACCGGAAGGCGAGATAGACAAGAATCAGTACGAATGCGCCCGCGTACAACCACGATTCGGTCGCCAGCGCGTACACCAGCGCACCGGCGTTGAGGACGATGCCGAAGAGATAGATCGGTTTGAGTCGATTCAGTTCCATTAGATCGATACTGGCATCGAAGACGCTAGTTTCTATCGCTATACGCTGCCCACTTGCCTCGCAGTATACCGTCGTTCTGATGGATGGCCTCGAGAGATAGCAACGATTCTGAGAGTCTCTGTCCTAGTTTCGATGGCACGCTTAAAATACATCGTAGCGGACACATATTGACACTGGTGATCATATATATCCAATTAGACTGGATATAGGTCACAGGATTTATACCGGATCGTGGTAAGTGTGCGCTCAATGCTACTCTCAGTGGACGGATCCGACCGAAGTACTCAGCAATCGCTGAGCTTCGAGATTATCAATGCGATCGCGAACGAAGAGGGAGTCGATACGACGGCGATCGAGCCACCCGAATATGAGCCGCTCTACGAAGTTCTCAATCCGGAAGCGCTCGACGCGCTGTTTGCCCCTCGAGAGGACGGAACGCCGCGGACGAACGGCCGGGTCGAATTCCCGTACTGCGGCTATCAGGTCACGGTCACGAGCGATGGAGAGGTCCACGTTCGCGAGTGACAGCGGATCTCGTCAGGAGATGAGCCATAGACGGTCGCGAAGTGGACGGATCACATCGAACCGAGCGGGGTACTCCGACGACGCGACTCGTCGGCTCTCGAGAATATGTTGGGGCTGGTAGATGAGCCAGAGACGATCTAATTGACCCGTAGCAAGCGGTTTTCGTTCGGACCGAACTAGATTCTGTCCGGGTCAGTCTAGACCGAATCGGTTCTGTCCGGGTCAGTCTAGACCGAATCGGTTCTGTCCGGGTCAGTCTAGACCGAATCGGTTCGGTCCGGATGAGCCTAGACCGAATCCGCCTCGAGACGGGTGCGTAGCTCCGGCGGTATCGATCGTGCCCGGCCGGTTTCCCGGTCGACGAAGACCTGCACGGAACGAGCGGTGGCCGCTCGCGTTCCGCCCGCCCGAATCTCGTACTCAATCGGGATGCTCGAGTCACCGAGATCTGTCACACCTAGACCGACCGTCACCGTCTGCTCCGCTTCGATCGGCGTTTCGTACTCGATCTCGAGCGACGCCAGAACGGTGTCGAGCTCGACGAGCGACTGGCCGACGATATCGGTGAAGTACGCTTCGCGGGCCTCCTCGAGATACGTCGCGTAGATCGCGTTGTTTACGTGCCCCATAAAATCGACGTCGCGGAGACGGACGTCGATAGCCACTTCATAGGCGTACTCGCTCATTTCAATCGTCGATACGCACTGCGGGGAGCTATAGGCATCGATTTGTCGACGTAATTACCAATTGGCCTCGAAGACGGTCTCGTGCAGCCGGGACGAAACGACCTCCATCAACGGCTCGAGGTTCGCCGTGTCGTCGCGGTTGTACTCGATCAAGGTCTCGAGTGCCTCCTCGTCGCCGCGTTCGTATTCGTTCCAGAGTCGAACGGCGTCCCGTCCGGAGAGGTCGGGTTTGTCCCGATCGATGCCGAGATCCCGTTCGACTTGCTTGAGCCCGCCGTCGAGTCCGAGTTTCTTACACGGGTACATGAGATCGACGTGGGGCATCGATGCGTCCACGTCGTAACACGTCTCGAGGAAGGGGACGTCGAATCGCTTTCCGTTGAAGGTGACCAGCAGTGACGCCGCATCGAGTTCGGTCTGGAGTCTGTCGGCGGTGAGATCGTCACCCTTGACGAACGTCTTCGTCTCACCGTCGCGGTGGACGCTGACCGTCGTCACGTCGTTGTAGGTCGAATCGAGTCCCGTCGTCTCGATGTCCAAAAAGCACGCGTCGTTCTTGACGTTCTCGTAGAGTCGCCAGTGACTCGAGGCCGGAAACGCGTCCGCGAAAAACGACATGTCGCCGCGGGCCAGGTGCGCCGTGCCGTCTTCGATAAACGACTCGATCCGTTCTGCGAGCGTCTCGCCGACGACCTCACCCTCGAACTCGTCCCAGTGGGTGACGCCGTTCGCCCAGAGTCGCCGTTCGGTCGCTTCACCGACTCCCCGGACTGGGATGAAACTGTTCTCGATTTGCACGTCTGTTGAGGGGAAGTGTGGGGACAAAAGCGCTTGGATCGCCGGTCTCGCGGGTCCGAACGGTGCCTGCCGAGAAAGTACCCGTTCCGGTGACCGACCCGATCGGCCGGTTTTTCACCCGGGAGACCGAAGAGAGCGTATGACCGACCGTGACGAGGACCTCGCGGAAGCCGTCCGCGAGCTCTCAGAAACCATCGACGAGCTCCGTGCCGAGCTCGAACCGCGGCGCCGCCGTTCCCCGCTGCG contains the following coding sequences:
- a CDS encoding ribonuclease H-like domain-containing protein, encoding MQIENSFIPVRGVGEATERRLWANGVTHWDEFEGEVVGETLAERIESFIEDGTAHLARGDMSFFADAFPASSHWRLYENVKNDACFLDIETTGLDSTYNDVTTVSVHRDGETKTFVKGDDLTADRLQTELDAASLLVTFNGKRFDVPFLETCYDVDASMPHVDLMYPCKKLGLDGGLKQVERDLGIDRDKPDLSGRDAVRLWNEYERGDEEALETLIEYNRDDTANLEPLMEVVSSRLHETVFEANW
- a CDS encoding acyl-CoA thioesterase, encoding MSEYAYEVAIDVRLRDVDFMGHVNNAIYATYLEEAREAYFTDIVGQSLVELDTVLASLEIEYETPIEAEQTVTVGLGVTDLGDSSIPIEYEIRAGGTRAATARSVQVFVDRETGRARSIPPELRTRLEADSV
- a CDS encoding HalOD1 output domain-containing protein, whose amino-acid sequence is MLLSVDGSDRSTQQSLSFEIINAIANEEGVDTTAIEPPEYEPLYEVLNPEALDALFAPREDGTPRTNGRVEFPYCGYQVTVTSDGEVHVRE